A region from the Manihot esculenta cultivar AM560-2 chromosome 13, M.esculenta_v8, whole genome shotgun sequence genome encodes:
- the LOC110629617 gene encoding LOB domain-containing protein 36: protein MSSSNSPCAACKFLRRKCTPECIFAPYFPSDQPLKFSSVHRVFGASNVAKLLNELNTAQREDAVNSLAYEAEERLRDPVYGCVGLISILQQRLKQLQNDLYHAKKELAQYVGPSAMLPILQPPMFMPQQQFPMMGIATGPAHGGQLMIRDHPQQPHQHPTNQQQQQQFFEAQQLAATVAVRDQQELFRAHDQQQQNQSQHQQELVRFNSGFDAAGSVTATGYNQLSAASLGDYDNSYQILSQAEHHHHQLQEQLLIQQEQQQPPQQTQLQQQRSGSEEGRSVSPSC from the coding sequence ATGTCATCATCGAACTCGCCATGTGCGGCGTGCAAGTTTCTCAGGCGAAAATGCACGCCAGAATGCATTTTTGCACCCTATTTTCCATCGGACCAGCCGCTAAAGTTTTCTAGTGTCCACAGGGTATTCGGCGCTAGCAATGTCGCTAAGCTTCTCAACGAGCTTAACACTGCCCAACGTGAAGATGCCGTCAATTCCCTTGCTTATGAAGCTGAGGAGCGTCTCCGAGATCCTGTCTATGGCTGCGTGGGTCTGATCTCTATCCTTCAACAGAGACTCAAGCAACTTCAGAATGATCTCTACCATGCTAAGAAAGAACTTGCACAGTATGTTGGGCCTAGTGCAATGCTTCCCATTCTGCAACCGCCGATGTTTATGCCACAACAGCAGTTCCCGATGATGGGTATTGCTACTGGGCCAGCGCATGGCGGGCAACTGATGATAAGAGACCATCCACAGCAGCCACACCAGCATCCAACAaatcagcagcagcagcaacagTTCTTTGAGGCTCAGCAATTGGCTGCCACTGTGGCCGTAAGAGACCAGCAAGAGCTGTTTAGGGCTCATGATCAGCAGCAACAAAATCAATCACAGCATCAGCAAGAACTTGTAAGGTTTAATAGTGGATTTGACGCAGCAGGATCGGTTACTGCTACTGGATACAATCAGCTAAGCGCCGCTTCTCTGGGCGACTATGACAACTCTTACCAGATTCTATCTCAAGCGGAGCACCATCATCATCAGCTTCAGGAACAGCTTTTGATTCAACAGGAGCAACAACAGCCTCCCCAGCAAACCCAACTGCAACAGCAAAGGTCTGGAAGTGAAGAAGGCAGGAGTGTCAGTCCATCTTGTTGA